In Actinomycetota bacterium, a genomic segment contains:
- a CDS encoding HD domain-containing protein: MAWGLQRNQEARIIEIEADSAADQVDTVLASHLLPSDFNQPLSPERYRQIDEIIRTDIVHEHVVRVKLWNREGKLIYSDAGDGEMVGETPEMSHELEEALDGEMATEISDLEKEENATEAERFEHLLEVYAPVRLDGSDQIVGAFEAYHHLGVLEPGIADMRRFVAFSIGAGAVIIYFSLFGIVRGASRQLVRRSRENRRLFEEEKTRRSELSALYGLSRSLVNAPPEEGESLGIIVRNAVDTLHVTFACAFLLEGDSVVQRTAHPIRYLGRDLKVEQCYLNEHCPSLLQAALADEPVLIRRDAAAGLSSQERHMLYLDLAQTICLVPVKAGELPLGILLLGESRSDIREPFTPEKLRLCGSIADQAASSLQRASLFSDLEKAYLETVLTLANAVEAKDTYTKNHAENVSHMAVEVGKAMGLDDNLLEDLKYGGVLHDVGKIGVPDAVLKKPGKLDDEEWILMRAHAALGSDILKPVHRLAGAANVVRHHHERYDGHGYPDEIAGETIPITARILTTVDSYSAIVDRRPYKQARSHAEAVKELKRCAGTQFDPDVVRTFIGLFESGALTPDE, translated from the coding sequence GTGGCCTGGGGCCTGCAGCGCAATCAGGAAGCCAGGATCATCGAGATCGAGGCTGACAGCGCCGCCGATCAGGTAGATACCGTGCTGGCGTCCCACCTGCTCCCATCCGACTTCAACCAGCCGCTCAGCCCTGAAAGGTACCGGCAGATCGATGAGATAATACGCACGGATATCGTGCACGAACACGTGGTGCGCGTGAAACTGTGGAACCGGGAAGGCAAGCTGATCTATTCGGATGCCGGTGACGGCGAGATGGTCGGCGAGACCCCGGAGATGTCACACGAACTCGAGGAAGCGCTCGACGGTGAGATGGCCACGGAGATCTCCGATCTCGAAAAAGAGGAGAACGCCACGGAGGCCGAGCGGTTCGAGCATCTGCTGGAAGTGTATGCTCCAGTCCGGCTCGACGGGTCAGACCAGATCGTCGGAGCCTTCGAGGCTTATCACCACCTTGGCGTGCTCGAGCCCGGTATCGCCGACATGCGGCGCTTCGTAGCCTTCAGCATTGGCGCCGGTGCGGTGATCATATATTTTTCTCTGTTCGGGATAGTCCGTGGAGCCTCCCGGCAGCTGGTAAGACGCAGCCGGGAGAACAGACGGCTGTTCGAAGAGGAAAAGACCCGCCGGTCAGAGCTGTCAGCGCTGTATGGCCTTTCCCGTTCCCTGGTCAATGCCCCGCCAGAGGAAGGTGAATCCCTCGGCATCATCGTCAGGAATGCCGTCGATACCCTGCATGTGACTTTCGCCTGCGCCTTCCTGCTGGAAGGAGACAGCGTGGTCCAGCGAACCGCACATCCAATCCGTTATCTCGGGCGTGACCTGAAGGTCGAACAATGTTACCTCAACGAACACTGCCCCAGTCTGCTGCAGGCGGCGCTGGCGGATGAGCCGGTTCTGATCCGCCGGGATGCAGCTGCCGGTCTGTCCAGCCAAGAGCGGCATATGCTCTACCTGGACCTGGCGCAGACGATCTGCCTTGTTCCTGTCAAGGCGGGTGAGCTTCCGCTGGGCATCCTGCTCCTGGGCGAATCGCGCAGTGACATCCGTGAGCCGTTCACGCCGGAGAAGCTGCGCCTCTGCGGCAGCATCGCCGACCAGGCGGCCAGCTCCCTGCAACGCGCCAGTCTCTTCAGCGACCTGGAGAAAGCATATCTGGAAACAGTGCTTACCCTGGCGAACGCCGTCGAGGCCAAGGACACTTACACCAAGAACCACGCCGAGAACGTATCGCATATGGCGGTGGAGGTCGGCAAGGCAATGGGGCTCGACGACAACCTGCTGGAGGACCTAAAATATGGTGGCGTGCTCCACGATGTGGGCAAGATCGGCGTCCCCGATGCCGTCCTGAAAAAACCGGGCAAACTCGATGACGAGGAGTGGATCCTGATGCGAGCTCATGCCGCGCTCGGCTCTGACATCCTCAAACCGGTGCACCGCCTCGCCGGAGCGGCAAATGTGGTGCGCCATCACCATGAACGCTACGACGGCCATGGTTATCCTGACGAGATCGCGGGAGAAACTATCCCGATCACTGCGCGCATCCTCACGACGGTTGACTCATATAGCGCCATTGTCGACCGGCGGCCGTACAAGCAGGCACGCAGCCACGCGGAAGCTGTTAAAGAGCTGAAGCGCTGCGCCGGCACCCAGTTCGATCCCGATGTAGTGAGGACATTCATCGGGCTCTTCGAAAGCGGCGCACTCACCCCGGACGAATAA
- a CDS encoding BlaI/MecI/CopY family transcriptional regulator gives MAKERKTYWYRDSMSATNLTSAEAEIMRVVWDAGEPVTVRDVYESLLKQRKLAYTTVMSIMGKLTKKGFLLQDKSGTAYIYSAAFTDEEVAGNIIDSVVNKVLDGAAAPLISRLLGSRKKLTAEEVEKLEELLKKKK, from the coding sequence ATGGCCAAAGAGAGAAAAACCTACTGGTATCGTGACAGCATGAGTGCGACCAATCTGACATCTGCGGAAGCAGAGATCATGCGCGTGGTCTGGGATGCCGGCGAGCCGGTAACTGTCAGGGACGTCTACGAATCGCTGCTCAAGCAGCGGAAGCTCGCCTACACGACCGTGATGAGCATTATGGGCAAGCTGACCAAGAAAGGCTTTCTGCTCCAGGATAAAAGCGGCACCGCCTATATCTACTCCGCCGCTTTCACCGATGAGGAGGTGGCCGGCAATATCATCGATTCCGTCGTCAATAAGGTCCTCGATGGCGCGGCGGCGCCGCTGATATCTCGCCTGCTCGGCTCCAGGAAGAAGCTGACAGCAGAAGAAGTGGAAAAACTGGAGGAGTTACTAAAAAAGAAGAAGTAG
- a CDS encoding M56 family metallopeptidase: MLDSWQRIVFFHLQPAIIDGMLSLAGVLLLLRIFRVRNPSIRSFFLFIPLVRPLIILLEGSARANRLTFPNSYVALRFPDPLNLIPLSDIVGQNDFSVVSRLIVALIIVFLIIALAFLGFRWASFALFYRRMRVQSLQVEVPERAAETLRSLVLDLSRQVGMARPPEILFTEDGWMTPCAIGWRRPALIIDPALAFDLDPDELRAVLAHEMSHIYRRDGLWHWISVLLRDIQSFSPFSHMSIFRLGLEREKACDREAVESFRLPPRLLASCLVKVARLRLVKESKPLPGYGLGFMSGGRLLEDRLNYLLDMESDLVSGKPGRHNIGKARKAVLLAIWIPLVTIQLYICAWIGDYILVIK; the protein is encoded by the coding sequence ATGCTTGACTCGTGGCAACGCATCGTTTTCTTTCACCTCCAGCCGGCGATCATCGACGGGATGCTGTCCCTGGCGGGCGTGCTACTGCTCCTGCGGATTTTCCGCGTCCGCAACCCTTCCATAAGGTCATTCTTCCTCTTCATCCCTCTGGTGCGGCCACTGATCATCCTCCTGGAGGGCAGCGCCCGTGCGAACCGGCTTACATTTCCAAACAGTTATGTCGCCCTGCGTTTTCCTGATCCGCTGAATCTCATCCCCCTGAGCGACATAGTCGGACAGAACGATTTCTCGGTCGTTTCGCGTCTCATCGTGGCGCTGATCATCGTCTTCCTGATCATTGCCCTGGCGTTCCTCGGCTTTCGCTGGGCGAGTTTTGCCCTCTTCTACCGGCGCATGCGGGTCCAGTCGTTGCAGGTCGAGGTACCCGAAAGGGCGGCTGAGACTCTACGGAGCCTGGTTCTGGACCTGTCTCGCCAGGTCGGCATGGCTCGCCCTCCCGAGATCCTTTTCACTGAAGACGGCTGGATGACACCTTGCGCCATCGGCTGGCGCCGGCCCGCATTGATAATCGACCCGGCGCTTGCCTTCGATCTTGATCCGGACGAGCTGCGCGCTGTTCTGGCCCATGAAATGAGCCATATATACCGCCGTGACGGCCTCTGGCACTGGATATCCGTCCTGCTTCGCGACATCCAGTCTTTCAGCCCTTTTTCGCACATGAGCATCTTCAGATTGGGCCTGGAACGGGAAAAAGCCTGCGACCGCGAAGCTGTCGAATCGTTTCGGCTCCCGCCGCGGCTTCTTGCATCCTGCCTGGTCAAGGTCGCAAGACTGAGGCTGGTCAAAGAGTCGAAACCGCTTCCCGGTTATGGACTCGGCTTCATGAGTGGTGGCCGCCTGCTGGAGGACCGTCTCAACTACCTGCTCGACATGGAAAGCGACCTTGTTTCCGGAAAACCGGGGCGTCATAACATCGGCAAAGCAAGAAAAGCGGTTCTGCTGGCCATCTGGATACCCCTGGTCACGATCCAGCTGTACATCTGCGCCTGGATCGGCGATTACATCCTGGTCATCAAATAA
- a CDS encoding SPASM domain-containing protein: protein MFLTRRLVRYKEADGEIWLNALTGAVDRLSGEEVSLVDRTLSREGGQIDSPLLRQLKSRGYLYIDKAEEAAAFDRLVEEQRQDQGSRPTNLIICPTFSCNLRCVYCFQRLPHQRFSSKAMNLDSLSLALEAFQLIREKEPGRQYSLGLFGGEPLLLANHEVVRQVMEHAKSESLPLMIVSNGVSVPGFITILEEYADSIMAVQLTIDGPEDVHDARRPSAGRQGTFQDVAAAADLLLERGIKVVLRANVDRKNLGSLPELTGIVQDRGWAANPAFTCSLAPVKDHLGSGTIPNVTPDAELLTTLLDVYDENPETEVLFGFQGLQMLTPVAGLICGERTTSPRVYHCEANYGGYWVASPDGYLYACPESIGQPHLAIGRFEPELEIWDSARDEWAGRDIATLIRCSDCAVGPLCGGGCTYASLARDREERQPDCDPGLEEAIGVFLRRRVITSC from the coding sequence ATGTTTCTGACCAGAAGACTGGTGCGTTATAAGGAAGCAGACGGAGAGATCTGGCTCAACGCTCTCACCGGGGCTGTCGACCGGCTGAGCGGCGAGGAAGTGAGCCTCGTCGACCGGACCCTCAGCCGCGAAGGCGGCCAAATCGATTCGCCGTTGCTGAGACAGCTGAAGTCTCGCGGCTATCTCTACATTGATAAAGCGGAGGAAGCAGCCGCCTTCGACCGACTGGTCGAAGAGCAACGGCAGGACCAGGGCAGCAGACCCACAAACCTGATCATATGTCCCACTTTTTCGTGCAATCTGCGCTGCGTTTATTGCTTCCAGCGACTGCCTCATCAGCGATTCTCCAGCAAGGCGATGAACCTGGATTCACTCTCGCTCGCCCTGGAAGCCTTCCAGCTGATACGTGAAAAGGAGCCCGGCCGACAGTATTCGCTGGGACTCTTCGGCGGCGAGCCTCTGCTGCTTGCAAACCACGAGGTAGTGCGCCAGGTCATGGAACATGCGAAGTCAGAATCACTGCCGTTGATGATCGTCAGCAATGGTGTCAGTGTGCCTGGTTTTATCACCATCCTCGAGGAATATGCCGACAGCATCATGGCCGTGCAGTTGACGATCGACGGCCCCGAGGATGTCCACGACGCACGGCGGCCATCAGCCGGTCGACAGGGCACCTTCCAGGATGTGGCCGCCGCGGCTGACCTGCTCCTGGAAAGGGGCATCAAAGTTGTACTCAGGGCTAACGTGGACAGGAAGAACCTGGGATCACTGCCTGAATTGACCGGTATCGTGCAAGACCGGGGCTGGGCGGCTAACCCCGCGTTCACATGCAGCCTCGCTCCAGTGAAAGACCACCTTGGATCCGGGACTATCCCCAATGTGACACCCGATGCCGAACTGCTTACGACCCTGCTCGACGTCTACGATGAGAATCCCGAAACGGAAGTGCTCTTTGGATTCCAGGGGCTGCAGATGCTGACACCCGTCGCCGGCCTGATTTGTGGCGAGCGAACGACCTCTCCGAGGGTCTATCATTGCGAGGCGAACTACGGGGGCTACTGGGTCGCCAGTCCCGACGGCTACCTGTATGCCTGCCCTGAATCGATCGGGCAGCCTCATCTGGCGATTGGACGCTTTGAACCCGAACTGGAGATCTGGGACAGCGCCAGGGATGAATGGGCCGGTCGCGACATCGCTACGCTAATTCGATGCAGTGATTGTGCGGTTGGCCCACTGTGCGGAGGCGGCTGTACCTATGCTTCCCTGGCTCGCGACCGTGAAGAAAGGCAACCCGACTGTGATCCCGGCCTGGAGGAGGCCATCGGCGTATTCCTCCGCAGACGAGTCATCACTTCCTGCTGA
- a CDS encoding diguanylate cyclase, which produces MNIQLEAIENLYQIIMHRTGDAVLCLDTGDGHVLHANKWAEKLTGLSAGDCVVSPEPSVNLALPGWLRDAVSEARNRKVVRTCAIWESPEFGSGKNRLLEIFITRMNSGESRLAILVRTLNSDRMVEKKLWRRNHELHLLNHASRMVSRSLNPREVASIALELSLDLFDARCGIGYLADPEKSALVPVAAHGVSETLDLRELGFGGGQPPVTAFNAGDTVFCTGRLPDGQLINEEGLSTVTIPLQTNNAVLGVLELAGDSDESPGMDYNADLFTSFGFQVGIALENALLHKKVEDASRLDGLTGIHTRRYVETLLEDCLKRGKRYGEKFATLMIDIDRFKPINDFHGHEIGDQVLKQVVEVFRQEVRDTDYLGRWGGEEFLIILTQVGWQEALNIAERIRLRVAALSFMKISGSELPITVCVGVACYPDHSDSADSLVRCADDAMRYAKRKGRNRTHLFREDAVGVTEEDIRQEIDWGAGMETIRALAAALDAKDSYTASHSESVKMLSVKIAVQMQLDTQQSEVLEWAGLLHDIGKVAIPDSILNKPGSLEPDEWAIIREHPRMGVLILKEAPQLSSIIPVVLHHHENFDGSGYPMKIAGEDIPLLARILRVADAFMAMTSNRPYRKSLSTQEAWFEIESASGRLFDPLIVSALAGIVAS; this is translated from the coding sequence ATGAATATACAGCTCGAAGCAATAGAGAACCTATACCAGATAATCATGCATAGAACCGGCGATGCCGTCCTGTGCCTCGATACTGGCGATGGCCACGTCCTCCACGCCAACAAGTGGGCCGAGAAGCTGACAGGCCTGAGCGCCGGTGACTGCGTGGTCTCCCCAGAGCCATCCGTGAACCTGGCGCTGCCGGGCTGGCTGCGGGACGCCGTTTCCGAGGCCAGGAACCGGAAGGTCGTGCGCACCTGCGCGATCTGGGAATCGCCTGAATTCGGCAGTGGGAAGAACCGGCTGCTGGAGATCTTCATCACGAGGATGAACAGCGGCGAATCGCGCCTCGCCATCCTGGTCAGGACTTTGAACAGCGACAGGATGGTGGAAAAAAAGCTGTGGCGGCGGAATCACGAACTCCATCTTCTCAATCACGCCAGCCGCATGGTGAGCCGCTCACTCAATCCAAGGGAAGTCGCCAGTATCGCCCTTGAGCTGTCACTTGACCTGTTCGACGCCCGATGTGGCATCGGCTACCTGGCCGACCCGGAAAAAAGCGCTCTCGTCCCGGTGGCTGCGCATGGTGTGTCGGAGACCCTTGACCTGCGCGAGCTCGGTTTCGGTGGCGGGCAGCCACCGGTCACAGCGTTCAACGCTGGTGATACGGTCTTTTGTACCGGCCGCCTTCCGGACGGTCAACTGATCAATGAGGAGGGACTCAGCACCGTGACTATCCCCCTGCAGACAAACAATGCCGTACTGGGAGTCCTGGAGCTGGCCGGCGACAGCGACGAGAGCCCGGGAATGGATTATAACGCTGATTTATTCACCTCATTCGGCTTTCAGGTCGGCATCGCGCTGGAAAATGCACTTCTGCACAAGAAAGTGGAAGACGCCTCGCGGCTCGACGGCCTCACAGGCATCCATACCCGCCGCTATGTTGAAACCCTGCTGGAGGATTGTCTTAAGCGTGGCAAACGCTATGGCGAGAAGTTCGCGACGCTGATGATCGATATCGACCGGTTCAAGCCCATCAACGACTTTCATGGACACGAGATCGGTGACCAGGTCCTCAAACAGGTAGTTGAAGTATTCCGCCAGGAGGTTCGAGACACGGACTATCTGGGCCGCTGGGGAGGCGAAGAATTCCTGATAATCCTCACCCAGGTCGGCTGGCAGGAGGCACTCAATATCGCCGAACGGATACGTCTGCGTGTCGCTGCACTCAGCTTCATGAAGATCAGCGGCTCGGAACTGCCAATAACAGTCTGCGTCGGTGTAGCCTGCTACCCCGACCACTCAGACTCCGCAGACAGCCTGGTGCGTTGTGCAGATGACGCCATGCGGTACGCAAAGCGGAAAGGACGCAACCGGACGCATCTGTTCAGAGAGGATGCGGTCGGCGTCACTGAAGAAGATATCCGCCAGGAAATCGACTGGGGCGCGGGGATGGAGACGATCCGGGCACTGGCCGCGGCTCTCGACGCCAAGGACAGCTATACGGCAAGCCATTCCGAGTCTGTCAAAATGTTATCGGTCAAGATCGCGGTACAGATGCAGCTGGACACCCAGCAGAGCGAGGTCCTTGAGTGGGCGGGCCTGCTGCACGACATCGGCAAGGTTGCGATCCCCGACTCGATCCTGAACAAACCCGGCTCGCTCGAGCCCGATGAATGGGCGATAATACGCGAACATCCGCGCATGGGCGTCCTGATCCTGAAAGAAGCACCGCAGCTTTCCAGCATCATCCCGGTAGTCCTCCACCATCACGAGAACTTTGATGGCAGCGGCTATCCGATGAAGATCGCCGGCGAAGATATTCCGTTACTGGCGAGGATTCTGCGTGTTGCCGATGCGTTCATGGCGATGACCTCGAATAGGCCTTATCGCAAATCCCTGTCGACTCAGGAAGCGTGGTTCGAGATAGAATCAGCCAGCGGCAGGCTGTTCGACCCTTTGATAGTCAGTGCGCTTGCGGGGATCGTCGCTTCATAG
- a CDS encoding NUDIX hydrolase — translation MEPERMPQWLEWAREIQGLCQTGLTFAETDYETQRYTRLNEIAAEIVASQTGESIERMVENFSAQPGYATAKIDVRGAVVRDGKILLVQERLDERWAMPGGWADVGDIPSEMVAREVWEESGFEVVPRNVVAVFDANRGGRPLEFFHAYKIIFLCDITGGETRPSDETIDAGFFSFDELPPLSTQRTNEKHLAEVRAHLGDECRPAAFD, via the coding sequence ATGGAACCAGAAAGAATGCCACAGTGGCTGGAGTGGGCGAGGGAGATCCAGGGTCTGTGCCAGACAGGTCTGACCTTCGCCGAGACTGATTACGAGACGCAGCGCTATACGAGGCTGAACGAGATCGCTGCTGAGATCGTCGCCAGCCAGACGGGCGAATCTATTGAAAGAATGGTCGAGAACTTCTCCGCCCAGCCGGGTTACGCGACCGCCAAGATCGATGTGCGCGGAGCCGTAGTCCGTGACGGGAAGATCCTGCTGGTGCAGGAGCGGCTGGATGAGCGCTGGGCCATGCCGGGAGGATGGGCCGACGTGGGGGATATACCCTCAGAGATGGTCGCCCGCGAGGTCTGGGAGGAAAGTGGCTTCGAGGTCGTTCCGCGCAATGTCGTGGCCGTGTTCGACGCCAACCGCGGCGGCCGGCCACTGGAGTTCTTCCATGCCTACAAGATCATCTTCCTCTGCGATATTACCGGTGGAGAGACCCGCCCGAGCGACGAGACAATCGATGCTGGTTTTTTCAGCTTCGACGAGCTGCCACCCTTGTCGACACAGCGAACGAACGAGAAGCACCTCGCTGAAGTGCGGGCGCACCTGGGCGATGAATGCCGTCCGGCGGCGTTTGACTAG
- a CDS encoding methyltransferase domain-containing protein codes for MSFSSGNNDKNAGPETAREVFGRRVDRYAELNVFSEEQYYRPLLELADPQPGESALDLATGTGLLAQMIAASAARVVGADVTPEMLEKARDRVEAAGLENIEFVEAAVSDLPFPDGSFDLVTCRLAFHHFPVPGKALAEISRVLKTGGRFVMEDVYGPEDETVRKKREQLERRFDPSHVLAYTPAELSSLLQKGDFHVTSVLKPYTTGLPVDFILKLEKIEDPEDRAEIIRLLRADLDNDLGGFMATETDGELVLRWWTIIMAAVKS; via the coding sequence ATGAGCTTCAGTTCAGGTAATAACGACAAAAACGCCGGGCCGGAAACGGCCAGGGAAGTCTTCGGCCGCAGGGTAGACCGCTACGCCGAGTTGAACGTCTTCTCAGAAGAGCAATACTACCGCCCCCTTCTTGAGCTGGCGGATCCACAGCCTGGGGAAAGCGCCCTGGACCTGGCGACGGGAACCGGGCTTCTGGCCCAGATGATCGCGGCTTCAGCGGCAAGGGTCGTGGGGGCCGATGTCACCCCGGAGATGCTGGAAAAAGCCCGAGATCGCGTAGAGGCGGCAGGGCTGGAAAACATCGAGTTTGTAGAGGCAGCCGTCTCGGATCTGCCCTTCCCGGACGGGAGCTTCGATCTGGTGACCTGCCGGCTTGCGTTCCATCATTTCCCCGTACCCGGGAAGGCGCTGGCGGAGATATCCCGCGTCCTGAAGACGGGCGGCCGGTTCGTCATGGAGGACGTCTACGGCCCGGAGGACGAGACGGTCAGGAAAAAACGGGAGCAGCTGGAGAGACGCTTCGATCCATCGCATGTGCTCGCTTACACGCCTGCGGAACTCAGCTCGCTGCTGCAGAAGGGGGATTTCCATGTCACCAGCGTGTTGAAGCCTTATACAACGGGTCTGCCGGTTGATTTTATCCTGAAGCTGGAAAAGATCGAAGATCCGGAGGACAGGGCCGAGATCATCCGGCTGCTGAGAGCGGATCTCGACAATGACCTCGGCGGTTTCATGGCCACTGAGACAGACGGCGAGCTGGTTCTCAGATGGTGGACAATCATCATGGCCGCCGTCAAATCCTGA
- a CDS encoding DUF362 domain-containing protein, whose translation MGGAAIQDNPSTRVAVTRCADYDDARVRAAVMESLMAIGGLADIIRPGDRVLLKANLLAPSDPSASVTTHPAVVRAAIEAVKEAGGIPTVADSPGYFYAGGKCRALTVCGLKDVADELGVDSLQFEAMENPFVKTPVPGGVYLDSIYAARLALESDVIITLPKLKTHASTWYTGAVKNMFGAVATRTRKYAHTLATYERFSTSVVDIFSVLRPQLAIMDAVVGMEGEGPRHGTPKHAGLILASKDPVALDAVASKIIGFDPMEIFTTRNATTRGLGNGRLEEIEVLGERIADVAVDFEKPSGRRINMPPLVMKVADRLLKVRPECVQETCDKCGICAKCCPVDAISMNPFPEIDREKCIECFCCNEMCPTGAMEIKKNWLARRIA comes from the coding sequence ATGGGAGGAGCAGCCATCCAGGACAATCCGTCAACCAGGGTCGCCGTCACCAGATGCGCCGATTACGATGACGCAAGGGTCCGCGCGGCAGTCATGGAGTCGCTCATGGCGATCGGAGGGCTCGCTGACATCATCAGACCCGGCGACCGGGTGCTGCTCAAGGCCAACCTGCTGGCCCCGTCGGACCCATCCGCTTCGGTGACGACCCACCCCGCCGTCGTACGGGCGGCCATCGAGGCGGTGAAGGAAGCGGGCGGTATTCCCACCGTCGCCGATTCGCCCGGCTACTTTTATGCCGGCGGCAAGTGCCGGGCGCTGACCGTCTGCGGCCTCAAGGACGTAGCCGACGAGCTGGGCGTCGACTCGCTCCAGTTCGAAGCCATGGAGAACCCGTTCGTTAAAACGCCCGTTCCAGGCGGTGTTTATCTTGATTCGATCTATGCCGCCCGGCTGGCGCTGGAATCGGATGTCATCATCACCCTGCCCAAACTGAAGACCCATGCCAGCACCTGGTATACGGGCGCCGTCAAGAACATGTTCGGGGCCGTGGCCACACGAACCCGAAAGTACGCTCACACCCTGGCGACCTACGAGCGCTTCAGCACTTCAGTCGTCGACATCTTCTCGGTGCTGCGACCGCAGCTGGCGATCATGGACGCTGTCGTCGGCATGGAAGGCGAGGGGCCGCGGCATGGGACCCCGAAACATGCCGGGCTCATCCTCGCATCGAAGGACCCGGTTGCCCTCGACGCCGTGGCTTCGAAGATCATCGGTTTCGATCCCATGGAGATCTTTACGACCAGGAATGCCACCACCCGCGGACTTGGCAACGGCAGGCTGGAGGAGATCGAAGTGCTGGGCGAGCGCATCGCTGATGTGGCGGTGGATTTTGAAAAACCCAGCGGCCGCCGGATAAACATGCCGCCGCTGGTCATGAAGGTCGCCGACCGCCTGTTGAAAGTCCGCCCTGAGTGCGTTCAGGAAACCTGTGACAAGTGCGGTATCTGCGCCAAATGCTGCCCGGTTGATGCTATCTCGATGAATCCCTTCCCCGAGATCGACCGGGAAAAGTGCATCGAGTGTTTCTGCTGCAACGAGATGTGCCCCACAGGCGCGATGGAGATCAAAAAGAATTGGCTGGCGCGGCGAATCGCCTAG